The following nucleotide sequence is from bacterium.
TGCGTCTCCCACCTGATCGAGCCCACGGAGGGAACCGTGGAGGTGTGCGGCACGGAGCTCACCAGTGCCGACCGCGCCACGCTGCGCGATCTGCGGCGCCGGAAGATGGCGATGGTGTTCCAGCACTTCGGCTTGTTCCCCCATCGCACGGTGGTGGACAACGTGGCCTACGGGCTGGAGGTGCAGGGGATCGACCGCCGCGAGCGGCAGGAGCGCGCCCGGGAGCTCCTGGAGACCGTCGGCCTGGAGGGCTGGGGCGATCATCACCCCCAGCAGCTCAGCGGCGGCATGCAGCAGCGGGTGGGGCTGGCCCGGGCGCTGGCCGTCGACCCCGAGGTGCTGTTCTTCGACGAGCCGTTCTCCGCCCTCGACCCGCTCATCCGCCGGGACATGCAGGACGAGCTGATCGAGCTCCAGATGA
It contains:
- a CDS encoding ATP-binding cassette domain-containing protein, translating into MMDTAMDASSEASRVRVEGVWKVFGRRAAEAREMAEAGAGREEIREAVGSVVAVRDVTFQVSPGETFVVMGLSGSGKSTLVRCVSHLIEPTEGTVEVCGTELTSADRATLRDLRRRKMAMVFQHFGLFPHRTVVDNVAYGLEVQGIDRRERQERARELLETVGLEGWGDHHPQQLSGGMQQRVGLARALAVDPEVLFFDEPFSALDPLIRRDMQDELIELQM